From the genome of Ralstonia pickettii, one region includes:
- a CDS encoding long-chain fatty acid--CoA ligase: protein MTRPHFQFWPRRLPHNISSPQTSLWYNLEVSARRYPDKDAVIFYGRHTTFRALHDDAVAVAGWLQQVAGVQKGDRVLLYMQNCPQFMAAYYGILRADAVVVPVNPMNRPEEFKHYVTDSGAATVICSADLAVNVTTANAELPEAQRTRHLLVTSYADALPATYEYPEDAPPAWITAQHPAQPGAVAWNDVLAQRLVPGPHTAGPDDLAVMPYTSGTTGFPKGCMHPHRTVMHNIVGGSMWSNGTKEGVSLSIIPLFHVTGMQYGMNAPIYMGSTVVMLPRWDREVAGRLISRYKITHWTNIPTMVIDFLASPQLAEFDLSSLTYIGGGGAAMPQAVAERLLKDFNLAYQEGYGLSETIAPTHSNPADRAKQQCLGIPVFNTDARIVDPQTLQELPIGEVGEIIVSGPQVFLGYWGKPQATAEVFIEFEGKKFFRTGDLGRMDEDGYFFLTDRLKRMINASGFKVWPAEVESLLYKHPDVQEACIIGTRDAYRGESVKAVVVLKAHAKGKTTEDDIINWARDNMAAYKYPRVVEFVDALPKSGTGKVMWRTLQEQENARNEAAGKPAAA from the coding sequence ATGACACGACCGCACTTCCAGTTCTGGCCCCGCCGTTTGCCGCACAACATCAGCTCGCCGCAAACGAGCCTTTGGTACAACCTGGAAGTGTCGGCCCGACGCTATCCGGACAAGGACGCAGTCATTTTTTACGGTCGCCACACGACCTTCCGAGCGTTGCACGACGATGCGGTGGCCGTGGCGGGCTGGCTGCAGCAGGTGGCGGGCGTGCAGAAGGGCGATCGCGTATTGCTGTACATGCAGAACTGTCCGCAGTTCATGGCCGCTTACTACGGCATCTTGAGGGCCGATGCGGTGGTCGTGCCGGTCAATCCGATGAACCGGCCCGAAGAGTTCAAGCATTACGTGACCGATTCGGGCGCCGCCACGGTCATCTGCAGCGCAGATCTGGCCGTCAATGTGACGACGGCCAACGCCGAGCTGCCGGAAGCGCAGCGCACCCGGCACCTGCTGGTCACGTCGTACGCCGATGCGCTGCCTGCCACGTACGAATATCCTGAAGATGCACCCCCCGCCTGGATCACCGCGCAGCATCCGGCGCAGCCCGGCGCCGTTGCATGGAACGACGTGCTCGCGCAGCGCCTTGTACCCGGCCCGCACACGGCCGGGCCGGACGACCTGGCCGTGATGCCATATACGTCAGGCACCACGGGCTTCCCGAAGGGCTGCATGCACCCGCATCGCACGGTCATGCACAACATCGTCGGTGGCTCGATGTGGTCGAATGGGACGAAGGAGGGCGTGAGCCTGTCGATCATCCCGCTGTTCCATGTGACCGGCATGCAGTACGGTATGAACGCGCCGATCTACATGGGCTCCACGGTCGTGATGCTGCCGCGCTGGGATCGCGAGGTCGCGGGGCGGCTGATCTCGCGCTACAAGATCACCCATTGGACGAACATCCCCACCATGGTCATCGACTTCCTGGCGAGCCCGCAGCTCGCGGAGTTCGACCTGTCGAGCCTCACCTACATCGGCGGCGGCGGCGCGGCGATGCCACAGGCCGTGGCGGAGCGCCTGCTGAAGGATTTCAACCTCGCCTACCAGGAAGGCTACGGCCTGTCGGAAACCATCGCGCCGACGCACAGCAATCCGGCTGATCGGGCCAAGCAGCAGTGCCTGGGCATTCCCGTGTTCAACACCGACGCGCGCATCGTCGATCCGCAGACGCTGCAGGAGTTGCCGATTGGCGAGGTGGGCGAAATCATCGTCAGCGGCCCGCAGGTCTTCCTCGGCTACTGGGGCAAGCCTCAGGCCACCGCCGAGGTCTTCATCGAATTCGAAGGCAAGAAGTTCTTCCGCACGGGCGACCTTGGCAGGATGGACGAAGACGGCTACTTCTTCCTCACCGACCGGCTGAAACGCATGATCAACGCGTCGGGCTTCAAGGTGTGGCCGGCCGAGGTGGAAAGCCTGCTGTACAAGCATCCCGACGTGCAGGAGGCCTGCATCATCGGCACGCGCGATGCGTATCGCGGCGAGTCGGTCAAGGCGGTGGTGGTACTCAAGGCCCACGCCAAGGGCAAGACCACCGAAGACGACATCATCAACTGGGCGCGCGACAACATGGCGGCCTACAAGTACCCGCGCGTGGTGGAGTTTGTGGACGCGCTGCCCAAGTCCGGGACGGGCAAGGTGATGTGGCGCACGCTGCAGGAGCAGGAAAACGCAAGAAATGAAGCAGCCGGGAAACCGGCCGCTGCTTAA
- a CDS encoding ankyrin repeat domain-containing protein — translation MLIAPHPALNQLIGVMLGMALAVGDMANAWQEQHLPILHVAASASGKAAPVATHAADTRPVRRSDPATRDRDLILAAQAGNTMAIQSLLAEGASLKARDADGRTALIAAVMAHMGAAARLLIQAGADVNMQDNTQNSAFLLAASQGDAETVRLALSHGANLRATNADGDTALIPAARRGYVEVVNELVKAGVPPDATNNLGLTALIEAVALGDGSDKYEKTVQVLLDGGADPNLADRGGVTPMRHARQRGFHGIGALLFKARGH, via the coding sequence ATGCTCATCGCTCCGCACCCTGCGCTCAACCAGCTCATCGGCGTCATGCTGGGGATGGCGCTGGCGGTGGGCGACATGGCCAACGCGTGGCAGGAGCAGCATCTGCCGATTCTGCACGTCGCCGCCAGCGCCAGCGGGAAAGCGGCACCCGTTGCGACCCACGCCGCGGACACCCGCCCCGTGCGCCGCAGCGACCCGGCCACGCGTGACCGCGACCTGATCCTTGCCGCACAAGCCGGCAACACGATGGCCATCCAGTCGTTGCTGGCCGAAGGCGCCAGCCTCAAGGCGCGCGACGCCGATGGCCGCACCGCGCTCATCGCTGCCGTCATGGCGCACATGGGCGCAGCGGCACGCCTCCTCATCCAGGCCGGTGCCGACGTCAACATGCAGGACAACACGCAGAACAGCGCCTTCCTGCTCGCTGCCAGCCAGGGCGATGCGGAAACGGTGCGCCTGGCGCTTTCGCACGGCGCCAACCTGCGCGCCACCAACGCTGACGGCGACACCGCGCTCATCCCGGCCGCGCGTCGTGGCTATGTCGAAGTCGTCAATGAACTCGTGAAGGCCGGCGTTCCACCCGATGCCACCAACAACCTGGGCCTGACCGCGCTGATCGAAGCCGTGGCGCTGGGCGATGGCAGCGACAAATACGAGAAGACCGTGCAAGTTCTGCTCGACGGCGGAGCGGACCCGAACCTGGCCGACCGCGGTGGCGTCACGCCAATGCGGCATGCGCGCCAGCGTGGTTTCCACGGCATCGGCGCACTGCTCTTCAAAGCGCGCGGACATTGA
- a CDS encoding gamma-glutamylcyclotransferase → MAVTREDLEQNRLRAALGDSPVASSLLTEAALEASLASTLARLSAAPGDCQDAWVFGYGSLIWNPMIFHTEAARATVHGYHRGFYLYSRINRGTWDNPGLVLGLDRGGSCRGVAFRVPRDHVEHEFRVLWRREMLTGAYLPRWLPTDINGKRVLALAFVMNRAHEAYAGRLPDERVVGCLRNAVGLYGPAREYLQRTLIGLASNGLHDPYLDRLWSRLQAIDAANGPSATTEATDATDTAPLPDPYLSA, encoded by the coding sequence ATGGCCGTCACCCGAGAGGATCTCGAACAGAACCGGTTGCGCGCCGCCCTGGGTGATTCGCCCGTCGCGTCGTCGTTGCTGACCGAGGCTGCGCTGGAAGCGTCGCTTGCATCGACGCTCGCGCGGTTGTCGGCTGCGCCCGGTGATTGCCAAGACGCCTGGGTGTTCGGTTACGGCTCGCTGATCTGGAACCCGATGATCTTCCACACCGAGGCCGCCCGCGCCACGGTGCACGGCTATCACCGCGGCTTCTATCTATATTCCCGCATCAACCGCGGCACCTGGGACAATCCGGGGCTCGTACTCGGACTGGACCGTGGCGGCAGTTGCCGAGGCGTGGCCTTCCGCGTACCGCGCGACCATGTCGAGCATGAATTCCGCGTGCTGTGGCGCCGCGAAATGCTGACCGGCGCGTATCTCCCTCGCTGGCTGCCGACCGACATCAACGGCAAACGCGTCCTGGCGCTGGCCTTTGTCATGAACCGAGCGCACGAAGCGTACGCCGGCCGCCTGCCCGACGAGCGTGTGGTCGGCTGCCTGCGGAATGCCGTCGGGCTGTACGGCCCAGCGCGCGAATACCTGCAGCGCACGCTGATCGGCCTGGCCAGCAACGGGTTGCACGATCCGTATCTGGACCGCCTATGGTCGCGCCTGCAGGCGATCGACGCGGCAAACGGCCCCTCCGCCACCACGGAGGCAACCGACGCAACGGACACGGCACCGCTGCCCGATCCCTATCTCAGCGCCTGA
- a CDS encoding FKBP-type peptidyl-prolyl cis-trans isomerase: MTIETTASGLQYEDVVVGDGAEATAGKYVTVHYTGWLYENGQAGKKFDSSKDRNDPFAFHLGGGMVIKGWDEGVQGMKVGGTRKLIIPAALGYGARGAGGVIPPNATLIFEVDLLEV, translated from the coding sequence ATGACCATCGAAACCACCGCAAGCGGTCTGCAATACGAAGATGTCGTCGTCGGCGACGGCGCTGAAGCCACGGCCGGCAAATACGTCACCGTGCACTACACCGGCTGGCTCTACGAAAACGGCCAGGCCGGCAAGAAGTTCGATTCCAGCAAAGACCGTAACGACCCCTTCGCCTTCCACCTGGGCGGCGGCATGGTCATCAAGGGCTGGGACGAAGGCGTGCAAGGCATGAAGGTCGGCGGCACGCGCAAGCTGATCATCCCGGCAGCCCTGGGCTACGGCGCACGCGGCGCCGGCGGCGTGATCCCCCCGAACGCAACGTTGATTTTTGAAGTCGACCTGCTGGAAGTCTGA
- a CDS encoding YaeQ family protein, translating to MALKSTIYKVDLQIADMDRHYYANHALTVARHPSENDERMMVRVLAFARHASETLAFTRGLSEPDEPELWQRDLTDAIELWIDLGNPDDTRIRKASNRAEQVAVYTYSGNASRVWWQQTETKITRFANVSVYEVAADTVAALAAMVERTMRLQVTIQDGDIWIANDADNVHVQLETLKAADAA from the coding sequence ATGGCCCTGAAATCCACGATCTACAAGGTCGATCTGCAGATCGCCGACATGGATCGCCACTACTACGCCAACCACGCGCTGACGGTCGCCCGCCACCCGAGCGAGAACGACGAACGCATGATGGTGCGTGTGCTCGCCTTCGCCCGCCACGCCAGCGAAACTCTCGCCTTCACACGCGGTCTGTCGGAGCCCGACGAGCCCGAACTCTGGCAGCGCGACCTGACCGACGCCATCGAGTTGTGGATCGACCTGGGCAACCCCGACGACACCCGCATCCGCAAGGCCAGCAACCGCGCGGAGCAGGTCGCCGTCTATACCTATAGTGGCAACGCGAGCCGCGTGTGGTGGCAACAAACCGAGACCAAGATCACGCGCTTTGCCAACGTGTCGGTGTACGAAGTCGCGGCGGACACGGTGGCCGCGCTGGCCGCCATGGTGGAACGCACCATGCGCCTGCAAGTCACCATCCAGGACGGCGACATCTGGATCGCCAACGACGCGGACAACGTTCACGTCCAGCTCGAAACGCTGAAGGCCGCAGACGCTGCCTGA
- a CDS encoding DUF2339 domain-containing protein encodes MRWIFGIVGLLLGGLSGGVIGAFFGALIGLGLASLILYMDKRASAQWANPPDVPGATSAAPGHAATQAAVSPPPATLQERVARLEHEVSLLRRQLAEMKGGTFVAPADVEQAAAEVPPVVAEALPPVDTPAVPVPVSVPAPQVAVPQPMPQSAAQPVPVLAPHEPDWVERAVGAARDWLLGGNSVVRVGILVLFFGVAFLLKYAADNSLLPVEFRLAGVAVGAIVLLGIGWRLREKRPGYALVLQGGGVGVLYLTVFAATRVVPLLSPGMAFPLLVLICALAAGLAVKQNAPALAFTGSAGGFLAPILISTGQGSHVALFSYYALLNAGIFAIAWFRAWRALNLLGFVFTFGIATAWGVLRYQPSLLASTEPFLILFFLMYVGIALLTALRRHISLTNYVDGTLVFGTPLVAMGLQTGLVHHIPFAMAWSATALAAFYLGIAGWLAPRRASLGLLYEAMFALGVIFITLAIPLAFDGRTTSAVWALEGAAVVWLGVRQQRRLALAAGLLLQLAAGAAFALDAAFDWAPQSGWAVLNSRYIGGVLIALAGVFSGWRLHGKAEARAWLKAAPVLGVVASGWGLLWWLGSGSNEIDRWAWRIASKTVDRPDIPLWAVFAVLTAWAAHGLRRKLDWALAEWPALALSPVLALISLAAIEHWVPSPLAGWGGLVWIAAVVLAFVLLRRQERDVKGAILAPLHTVLFWLICGVLATEGYWRLDAYVPEGTWSFAAWAYAYGALLALLAGAGWRIRWPIARFERAYLLWGAAPLTALLWLWSLASAASDGNAAPLFYLPILNPLDVAQLLVFLAIALWMRRVALQKLVPEPMVIGYAIGATLFIWANAVLLRTLHHWAHVPYTLDDLGASMLVQASLSMFWTVLALAVMVFATRRASRALWFTGGALLGVTVVKLFLFDLSRVTGVERIVSFIGIGVLLLLIGYLSPLPPKPKTSAGAETGEVL; translated from the coding sequence ATGCGTTGGATATTCGGAATCGTGGGGCTGCTGCTCGGAGGCCTGTCGGGGGGCGTCATCGGGGCGTTCTTTGGGGCGTTGATCGGTCTGGGACTGGCCTCGCTGATCTTGTACATGGACAAGCGGGCCAGTGCGCAGTGGGCCAATCCACCCGACGTTCCGGGCGCAACGAGCGCGGCGCCAGGCCATGCGGCCACGCAGGCAGCCGTGTCGCCGCCGCCCGCGACGCTGCAGGAGCGGGTGGCGCGGCTGGAGCACGAGGTTTCGCTCCTGCGCCGGCAACTGGCTGAAATGAAAGGCGGAACGTTCGTCGCGCCTGCCGATGTGGAACAGGCAGCCGCAGAGGTGCCACCGGTCGTGGCCGAGGCATTGCCGCCCGTGGACACGCCTGCGGTGCCTGTGCCCGTGTCCGTGCCTGCGCCGCAGGTTGCGGTTCCGCAGCCAATGCCTCAATCTGCTGCGCAGCCCGTGCCCGTCTTGGCACCGCACGAGCCGGATTGGGTCGAGCGCGCCGTGGGCGCTGCCCGCGACTGGCTGCTGGGCGGCAACAGCGTGGTGCGGGTCGGCATTCTGGTCCTGTTTTTCGGCGTGGCGTTCCTGCTCAAGTACGCGGCGGACAATAGCCTGCTGCCGGTCGAGTTCCGGCTGGCGGGTGTGGCGGTCGGGGCGATCGTGCTGCTCGGCATCGGCTGGCGCCTGCGCGAAAAGCGCCCGGGCTATGCGCTGGTGCTGCAGGGTGGCGGGGTCGGCGTGTTGTATCTGACCGTGTTTGCAGCCACGCGCGTGGTGCCGCTGCTCAGCCCGGGGATGGCGTTTCCGCTGCTGGTGCTGATCTGCGCGCTGGCCGCCGGGCTGGCGGTCAAGCAGAACGCGCCGGCGCTCGCCTTTACCGGCAGCGCGGGCGGGTTCCTGGCGCCGATTCTGATCTCGACTGGACAGGGCAGCCACGTGGCGCTGTTCAGCTACTACGCACTGCTCAACGCAGGCATCTTCGCCATTGCGTGGTTCCGCGCGTGGCGGGCGCTGAATCTGCTGGGCTTCGTCTTTACGTTCGGCATTGCCACGGCGTGGGGCGTGCTGCGCTATCAGCCGTCGTTGCTGGCGAGCACCGAGCCGTTCCTGATCCTCTTCTTCCTGATGTATGTGGGCATTGCGCTGCTGACTGCCTTGCGCCGCCATATCAGCCTCACCAACTACGTTGACGGCACGCTGGTGTTCGGCACGCCGCTGGTGGCAATGGGTTTGCAGACTGGGCTGGTGCACCACATTCCGTTTGCGATGGCGTGGAGCGCCACCGCGCTGGCCGCGTTCTATCTGGGGATTGCGGGCTGGCTGGCGCCGAGGCGTGCCAGCCTTGGCCTGCTGTACGAGGCGATGTTCGCGCTCGGCGTGATCTTCATCACGCTGGCGATTCCGCTGGCCTTCGATGGGCGCACGACCAGTGCGGTGTGGGCGCTGGAAGGTGCTGCCGTGGTTTGGCTGGGCGTGCGCCAGCAGCGGCGTCTGGCGCTGGCGGCAGGCCTCCTTTTGCAACTCGCGGCAGGCGCCGCCTTCGCCTTGGATGCCGCATTCGATTGGGCGCCGCAGAGCGGCTGGGCCGTGCTCAACAGCCGCTATATCGGCGGGGTATTGATTGCGCTGGCGGGCGTCTTCAGCGGCTGGCGCCTGCATGGCAAGGCGGAGGCGCGTGCATGGCTGAAGGCCGCGCCGGTGCTTGGGGTTGTGGCGTCGGGGTGGGGCTTGCTGTGGTGGCTCGGCAGCGGCAGCAACGAGATTGATCGCTGGGCCTGGCGCATCGCCAGCAAGACCGTCGACCGGCCGGACATTCCACTGTGGGCCGTCTTCGCCGTGCTGACGGCGTGGGCTGCGCACGGCCTGCGCCGGAAGCTCGATTGGGCGCTGGCCGAGTGGCCTGCGCTGGCGTTGTCGCCGGTGCTGGCGCTGATTTCGCTGGCTGCGATCGAACACTGGGTGCCCTCTCCGCTGGCCGGGTGGGGCGGGCTGGTGTGGATTGCGGCCGTGGTGCTGGCCTTCGTGCTGCTGCGCCGGCAGGAGCGCGACGTGAAGGGCGCCATCCTCGCGCCGCTGCATACCGTGCTGTTCTGGCTGATCTGCGGCGTACTGGCCACGGAAGGCTACTGGCGCCTTGATGCCTACGTGCCCGAGGGCACGTGGAGCTTCGCCGCCTGGGCCTATGCCTACGGCGCGCTGCTCGCCCTGCTGGCGGGCGCGGGCTGGCGTATCCGCTGGCCGATCGCCCGATTCGAGCGCGCCTACCTGCTGTGGGGCGCCGCGCCGCTGACTGCCCTGCTGTGGCTGTGGAGCCTGGCGAGCGCCGCCAGTGACGGCAATGCGGCGCCGCTGTTCTACCTGCCGATTCTCAACCCGCTGGACGTGGCGCAACTGCTGGTGTTTCTTGCCATCGCGCTGTGGATGCGCCGCGTGGCGCTGCAGAAGCTGGTGCCCGAGCCGATGGTGATCGGCTACGCCATCGGCGCGACGCTGTTCATCTGGGCCAACGCAGTGCTGCTGCGCACGCTGCACCATTGGGCGCATGTTCCATACACGCTGGACGATCTGGGTGCCTCGATGCTGGTGCAGGCGTCGCTGTCGATGTTCTGGACGGTGCTGGCGTTGGCGGTGATGGTGTTTGCCACGCGGCGCGCCAGCCGGGCGCTGTGGTTCACCGGCGGAGCGCTGCTGGGCGTGACGGTGGTCAAGCTGTTCCTGTTCGACCTGTCACGCGTCACGGGTGTGGAGCGCATCGTGTCGTTTATCGGGATTGGCGTGCTGCTGTTGTTGATCGGCTATCTGTCGCCGTTGCCGCCGAAGCCCAAAACCAGCGCCGGAGCTGAAACCGGGGAGGTTCTGTGA
- a CDS encoding DUF3999 domain-containing protein, producing the protein MKKVALAMAVASLLSAPAWAERFALTGTPGAPYYAVTLSEDVYAHAREANLADLRILNGDGEPVPFTIDIPRDPPPQARTLRDVHWFATPIDDAQRPSAAGVVLGTDGVLRASGAQLSQASVRAWLVDLSQLRDTVTALVVALPAAEFQSGVSVQASDDLQHWSPVAQATLFRLSNQGSTLVQDRIEFTGLRAKYLRLTWQGKPPAPDAVRAELAAGAPVALADNAIQWRSGLAPVQTPAAGDYQFDTGGVFPVERVKIRLPQANTVAQATLYARADAQAPWRPVTSARLFRLAGADGKGEQESAAITVPATGERYWRLQVDTRSGGLGAGAPELAIGWRPATVTYAARGNVPFTLAVAEVARGNPVARADLLAGASPAIAQAQLGAMSDSPADALTAEPPGGRRRQWVLWGALLAAVAVLGGMAWRLFRAPSVPPDAST; encoded by the coding sequence GTGAAGAAGGTTGCTCTTGCGATGGCCGTGGCGTCGCTGTTGTCTGCGCCGGCCTGGGCCGAACGCTTTGCGTTGACCGGCACGCCCGGCGCCCCGTACTACGCCGTCACGCTGAGCGAAGACGTCTATGCCCATGCCCGCGAGGCCAATCTGGCCGACCTGCGCATCCTCAATGGCGACGGCGAGCCCGTGCCTTTTACCATCGATATCCCGCGCGATCCGCCGCCCCAGGCACGCACGCTGCGGGACGTGCACTGGTTCGCCACGCCCATCGACGACGCACAGAGGCCCAGCGCCGCAGGTGTCGTGCTCGGTACCGATGGCGTGCTGCGTGCGAGCGGCGCTCAGCTGTCGCAGGCGTCTGTGCGCGCGTGGTTGGTCGACCTCAGCCAGCTTCGTGACACGGTGACAGCGCTGGTCGTTGCGCTGCCCGCTGCGGAATTCCAGAGCGGTGTGAGCGTGCAGGCCAGCGATGACTTGCAACACTGGAGCCCGGTCGCTCAGGCCACGCTGTTCCGGCTGTCCAATCAGGGCAGCACGCTGGTGCAGGATCGCATCGAGTTCACGGGGCTGCGGGCGAAATACTTGCGTCTGACGTGGCAAGGCAAACCGCCTGCGCCGGACGCCGTGCGCGCAGAATTGGCTGCCGGTGCGCCGGTGGCGCTTGCGGATAACGCCATTCAGTGGCGCTCGGGGCTGGCGCCGGTGCAGACGCCCGCGGCGGGCGACTACCAGTTCGATACCGGCGGCGTGTTCCCGGTCGAGCGTGTGAAGATCCGTCTGCCGCAAGCCAACACTGTCGCACAGGCAACGCTCTATGCGCGGGCCGATGCCCAGGCGCCCTGGCGGCCGGTCACATCTGCCCGCCTGTTCCGGCTGGCTGGGGCCGACGGGAAAGGCGAGCAGGAGAGCGCGGCCATCACGGTGCCCGCCACCGGGGAGCGCTACTGGCGTCTGCAGGTCGACACGCGCAGCGGCGGCCTGGGTGCCGGCGCGCCGGAATTGGCGATCGGCTGGCGTCCGGCCACGGTTACGTATGCGGCGCGCGGCAATGTGCCCTTCACGCTGGCGGTGGCGGAAGTGGCGCGCGGCAATCCGGTCGCACGCGCGGATCTGCTGGCGGGTGCGTCGCCCGCCATTGCGCAGGCACAGCTTGGCGCGATGAGCGATTCGCCTGCCGACGCGCTGACAGCCGAGCCACCCGGGGGGCGCCGGCGCCAGTGGGTGCTGTGGGGCGCGTTGTTGGCCGCGGTAGCGGTGCTTGGCGGGATGGCTTGGCGGTTGTTCCGCGCGCCGTCGGTGCCACCGGATGCTTCGACGTAA
- a CDS encoding MAPEG family protein has translation MPIALWCVLVAAVLPIVCVGIAKAKGPRYDNRNPRAWLAQQTGVAGRAAAAQQNHFEAFPFFAVAVLVAILGGGIIDRINLLAIAFIVVRVLYTVCYLANWAPLRSLMWFAGFALCVALFVQPAFAH, from the coding sequence ATGCCGATCGCCCTCTGGTGCGTTCTGGTGGCAGCGGTGTTGCCGATCGTGTGCGTCGGCATCGCCAAGGCCAAAGGCCCGCGGTACGACAATCGCAACCCGCGCGCGTGGCTCGCACAGCAAACCGGCGTCGCGGGCCGTGCCGCCGCCGCACAGCAGAACCACTTCGAAGCGTTTCCGTTCTTTGCAGTGGCAGTGCTGGTGGCCATCCTGGGCGGCGGCATCATTGACCGCATCAACCTGCTGGCCATCGCATTTATCGTGGTGCGCGTGCTGTACACGGTGTGCTATCTCGCCAACTGGGCTCCGCTGCGTTCGCTGATGTGGTTTGCGGGCTTTGCCTTGTGCGTTGCGCTGTTCGTGCAACCGGCCTTTGCGCACTGA
- a CDS encoding RNA-binding S4 domain-containing protein: protein MPNIDFALTTEYIELHKLLKLTGVVDSGGAGKAVVADGAVTVDGQPELRKTAKIRAGQVVMLGDVRIAVQGFD from the coding sequence ATGCCCAATATCGATTTCGCCTTGACCACCGAATACATCGAGCTGCACAAGCTGCTCAAGCTCACCGGCGTGGTGGACAGCGGCGGCGCCGGCAAGGCGGTGGTCGCCGATGGTGCGGTCACGGTCGACGGCCAGCCGGAACTGCGCAAGACGGCCAAGATTCGAGCGGGCCAGGTTGTCATGCTCGGGGATGTGCGCATTGCCGTGCAAGGTTTCGACTAA
- a CDS encoding YceI family protein translates to MRAWIVLLAGLFTTPAFAASFAPDLAHTSVYFGASHFDRSTMRGRFDKIDGAINFDEATHQGGFDFTVDADSINTRLRVLDGVLKSEQFLDAAKFPVIRLRSDRFVVEGGKLIAIEANLTLHGVTQPVRLEVRRFSCGDEKMPGSTRHVCGGDFHLAIARSAFGMTRFLPDVGDGVDLDISVEATPQ, encoded by the coding sequence ATGCGTGCATGGATTGTATTGCTGGCGGGGTTGTTCACCACTCCCGCCTTCGCCGCATCATTTGCGCCAGATCTGGCGCACACGTCGGTCTACTTCGGCGCATCGCATTTCGATCGCAGCACGATGCGCGGCCGCTTCGACAAGATCGACGGCGCCATCAACTTCGATGAAGCCACCCACCAGGGCGGCTTCGATTTCACCGTCGACGCCGACTCCATCAACACGCGGCTGCGCGTGCTGGATGGCGTGCTGAAATCGGAGCAGTTTCTCGACGCTGCGAAGTTTCCGGTCATCCGCCTGCGCAGCGACCGCTTTGTCGTCGAGGGCGGCAAGCTCATCGCCATTGAGGCCAACCTGACGCTGCACGGTGTGACGCAGCCTGTGCGCCTAGAGGTGCGCCGCTTCAGTTGCGGCGACGAAAAGATGCCCGGCAGCACGCGCCACGTTTGCGGGGGTGACTTCCACCTCGCCATTGCCCGCAGCGCCTTCGGCATGACGCGTTTCCTGCCCGACGTGGGCGACGGCGTCGACCTCGACATCAGCGTGGAAGCCACGCCTCAATAA